CCAGCAGGGCGGCGCGCTCTGCACCGCCCCACGGTCGACTACGGCTACTGCCAGGAACTCTGCTGGGTGTAGACGAGATTGCCGGGAATGACCGCGCCGTCATGGCTGTACTCGGTGTACGCCCAGAAGTCGCCCTCGGGCAGCGGCTTGTTCGGCTTCAGCGTGAAGCTTTGCGTCGCACCACGCTCCGCCGTGGAGGGAAGCGTCAGCGTGGCGCCCGGATACTTCGCGTTTCGGCCGACGATGGCGTGACCGAACTGGAAGTCGACGACCGGACCACCGGGGAACTGTGCGAACACGTACGCGGTGTAGCGCCCCGGCTCGGGCAGAAACTTGTACGCCTGCTCCGCACTGGTCCAGAACCTGTCACTGCTGTAGATGAGGGTGTCCCCCTTGTACAGGTAGAGGTCCAGGTTCGTGTTCGGGTCCTCGGTGTTGGTCTCGACCATGATCCCGGCCGTGTTCGCCGGCACTGTGAAGTCGAACTTCTTCACTCCGGCGGCACCCGGGTCGAACACACCGCCGTAGACACCGGCCGGCATCGAGTACGACGTGCGCTGCATTGGCGTGTAACCGGTGCTGCGACCGGCGAACCGTCCGGTGAAGCCCGGCTGGATCGAGCCGGACGCGCCGCTGGTCATCCGGCCGAATTCTTCCCCGTCGTCACCGTACGGCCGGGGCATGATTCCCCACGGCCGGGCGGCGACCGGGATCCGGGCGCTGTGTGCCTTGCCGCGCCAGCCGATCGACCCGGTCACGTACCGGTCCCAGGGCGCGCTGCCCCGACGCAGCGTGATGGTCACGGTCGCGGACCTGCCGGGCGCCAGCGTCACCGATGCCGGTGTCACGGTGACCTTCATGCCGTTCAGCCCCGACACTGACGAGCGGTAGGTCTCCCGCACCTTGCCCACGTTGGTCAGGGTGCGGGTGAGCGTCACCGGGCCGGTCCCGTCGTACTCGCGCAACGAGATGGCCGGCAGGTTGAGCTCCTTGCCGTCCGGCACGGCCGTCTCGCTGAAGGCGACCAGGTCCGCAGCGGTCGGCTCGATGACCAGACCGGGATCGGTGGCCCCGGCCAGGTTGATGAAACCACTGCCCTGGTCCAGGGGACTGCTGGTGCCGACCGTGTCGGTGGCGGTGGTCCGAAGCGCCGAGGCGACCGCGCCGGGTGACCAGTTCGGATGCGCGGCACGCAGAACCGCCGCCGCTCCGGCCACGTACGGCGAGGCCATCGAGGTGCCCGAGTACGCGTCGTACTGGCGTCCGAAGTTGCCCGCCGGGGAGACCGCGGCGATGATGTCCGAACCGGGCGCGACCAGGTCCGGTTTCAGGACGCCGAGGGTCACCTTGTCCGGGCCGGTGGAGGAGAAGTCCGCGACGCTGGGCACGCCGGGGACGCTGGAGCCGTCGCCGCCAGGGCGCAGGGACACCCGCGCGTCGGTCGGGTGACGCATCAGGTAGTTGAACAGCGTGCCGGCCTGCTTCTCGGTCGGCAGGTAGACGACCGGGAAGTTGAAGATCGAGTTGATCCGGTAGTTGCCGACCGGGTCGAAGACCACCATCCCCGCGCCGCCCTTGGCCTTGATCTCGGCGGCGGATCCGAACGTGTCGGACAGCGCGCAGGCGACCACCTTGCCCTTGATCTTGGCGGGGTCGAGGCTGCCCGGTTCGCAGTAGACCGCGCCCAGGTCCGGCGCCCCGGCCTGCTCGCCGAAGACCATCTGCCGTGAGTCGCCACCGGGCAGTGCGTCCAGCGAGCCGCCCACGAGCTTCGTGCCGTCGCCCAGCTTGACGGTGGCCTCGTCGAGGTTCGTCACCGCCGCGCCGACCGTGGTCACCCACGGTGCCGCGTTGCTGATCGCCCCGCTCACGATGCCGGTGTTGCCGGCCGAAGCCGCCACGAAGACTCCGGCCAGCGTGGCGTTGAGGAAGGCGATGCCGATGGGGGTGTTGGCCTCCCAGTCGCCGAGGTCGGAACCGATCGAGA
This portion of the Micromonospora zamorensis genome encodes:
- a CDS encoding S8 family serine peptidase; the protein is MIAGTTGVAGSASAAPTGPSGSGNSTTGYFTAGSDTRVTLTDGADRRPDGRNDASRQAAVDAAGSGTYIVELAEEPLTSYAGGVSGLARTRPDAGDRLDVTSAPARAYRGHLDMQRSAVAAAAGIQVNAAYATAFNGFSAKLTAQQVTTLRADKRVRAVTASRALGTRTPPPTAPSTAPTPGAPAATAPAAPDQPPAGGSAGKPVKPGPGTGTGMVIGVLDTGIWPESASFAKKMSAPATWRGTCQTGVAFVAEHCNGKIVGARYFADTWLAGGGSVPEGEVLSPRDMSGHGTHTASTAAGLPVSDVTIDGRRFGPVSGVAPDAQIAVYKVLWGGMGYDADIIAGIDAAVADGVQVLNFSIGSDLGDWEANTPIGIAFLNATLAGVFVAASAGNTGIVSGAISNAAPWVTTVGAAVTNLDEATVKLGDGTKLVGGSLDALPGGDSRQMVFGEQAGAPDLGAVYCEPGSLDPAKIKGKVVACALSDTFGSAAEIKAKGGAGMVVFDPVGNYRINSIFNFPVVYLPTEKQAGTLFNYLMRHPTDARVSLRPGGDGSSVPGVPSVADFSSTGPDKVTLGVLKPDLVAPGSDIIAAVSPAGNFGRQYDAYSGTSMASPYVAGAAAVLRAAHPNWSPGAVASALRTTATDTVGTSSPLDQGSGFINLAGATDPGLVIEPTAADLVAFSETAVPDGKELNLPAISLREYDGTGPVTLTRTLTNVGKVRETYRSSVSGLNGMKVTVTPASVTLAPGRSATVTITLRRGSAPWDRYVTGSIGWRGKAHSARIPVAARPWGIMPRPYGDDGEEFGRMTSGASGSIQPGFTGRFAGRSTGYTPMQRTSYSMPAGVYGGVFDPGAAGVKKFDFTVPANTAGIMVETNTEDPNTNLDLYLYKGDTLIYSSDRFWTSAEQAYKFLPEPGRYTAYVFAQFPGGPVVDFQFGHAIVGRNAKYPGATLTLPSTAERGATQSFTLKPNKPLPEGDFWAYTEYSHDGAVIPGNLVYTQQSSWQ